Proteins encoded together in one Macadamia integrifolia cultivar HAES 741 chromosome 8, SCU_Mint_v3, whole genome shotgun sequence window:
- the LOC122085600 gene encoding AP2/ERF and B3 domain-containing transcription factor At1g50680-like — MEDEAVAMISNERTNISRHHRCRRQQTDENSSSYLEYKGVMKMPNGCGWAARIYANHKRNWLGVFETNKEAAMAYDSASLKLRRESHRNFPSTELTVHESTFQDLYSTEAILNMIKDGSYQSKFMDFYLNLTKNNASTSQRQPSEEAGTWHHELFHKELTTNDVGKYNRLEIPEEDAIRYFSIVPEVSTERAEDGNKVKTMNLAFLDKQLKLWNSQYCYQRSSQSFVFAEGWNNFVEDKGLKANDIISFYRVDYKRRSGEVGKFYMIDANKKNEEINNYRMMDSSHVQLGMEEETLGGSMEEQGRRGEAIKKGFRLFGVNIG; from the coding sequence ATGGAGGACGAGGCAGTAGCTATGATTTCAAATGAGAGAACCAATATTAGCCGTCACCATCGCTGCCGACGACAACAAACAGATGAAAATTCGTCTTCCTACCTAGAATACAAAGGGGTAATGAAGATGCCGAATGGTTGCGGCTGGGCTGCACGAATCTATGCCAACCACAAAAGAAACTGGCTCGGTGTTtttgaaacaaataaagaagCTGCAATGGCCTATGACAGTGCATCACTCAAACTACGAAGGGAATCACATCGAAACTTTCCATCGACTGAGCTCACTGTTCATGAGTCTACCTTCCAAGATCTTTACAGCACTGAAGCCATTCTGAATATGATCAAGGATGGTTCCTATCAGTCCAAGTTTATGGACTTCTACTTGAACCTTACTAAAAACAATGCAAGTACAAGCCAAAGACAGCCTAGTGAAGAAGCTGGTACCTGGCACCATGAGCTCTTTCACAAAGAGTTGACCACTAATGATGTTGGGAAGTATAATAGGCTTGAAATCCCAGAGGAAGATGCAATAAGATACTTCTCTATAGTTCCTGAAGTTAGTACAGAAAGAGCTGAAGATGGTAATAAGGTGAAGACTATGAATTTAGCTTTTCTTGATAAGCAACTTAAGCTTTGGAACTCCCAGTATTGTTACCAGAGAAGTAGCCAAAGTTTTGTTTTTGCAGAAGGATGGAACAACTTTGTTGAAGATAAAGGTTTGAAGGCTAATGACATCATCAGCTTTTATAGAGTTGACTACAAAAGAAGATCTGGAGAGGTGGGGAAATTTTATATGATTGATGCAAATAAAAAGAATGaggaaataaataattatagaatGATGGACTCATCACATGTACAACttggaatggaagaagagaCCCTTGGAGGTTCAATGGAAGAGCAAGGCAGGAGAGGAGAGGCAATTAAGAAAGGTTTTAGACTATTTGGAGTCAATATTGGCTAG